One part of the Mya arenaria isolate MELC-2E11 chromosome 3, ASM2691426v1 genome encodes these proteins:
- the LOC128228481 gene encoding uncharacterized protein LOC128228481, which yields MQSCRDCLRKDKDILDLKEQLNRSNRYEHKRKCPECEMNEATVSSLHDHIKQLENQIADTSRQLDNLKQSLKKERSEKEDALTCLSSLASSELRDNNPNITNLSDQNRPTKIAEKMSELYDNEWTEAFDSLVQSKSETDIIVSLSGVLKEVFEICTRLAWTNFFENIQAAIYPNIQKEPLSDHFKQQVKEYRKLRAPGMTKHLLKVVREKIPRGMLPSQSKEMMAYFAKCLEVSWLAAVQDPPLALNFCPGEKFDTALFKDYNKRVGPYVEFLMIPQEQLSSQSRQVKAYFEKCVEVCWLAAVQDPPLELNFSPGEKFDTALFKDYTERGPYVEFQVWPALHLHEAGPLLTKGVAQGCQQNPYNHRIGIPSDQSLTPQNKQPRFNEEIRDADRQNYSRHVSSTK from the exons ATGCAAAGTTGCCGAGATTGTTTACGCAAGGACAAGGACATACTTGACCTAAAAGAACAGTTGAACAG GTCCAACCGATATGAGCACAAAAGAAAATGTCCCGAGTGTGAAATGAATGAAGCCACAGTCTCCAGTTTACATGACCA TATAAAACAATTGGAAAACCAGATTGCGGACACATCGAGGCAGCTagacaatttaaaacaaagccTTAAGAAAGAAAGAAGCGAAAAAGAAGATGCCTTGACATG CTTAAGCTCGCTAGCTTCAAGCGAGTTGCGGGACAACAACCCGAATATTACGAACTTGAGTGACCAGAATCGACCTACAAAGATCGCGGAGAAGATGTCCGAACTTTATGATAACGAATGGACAGAAGCCTTTGACAGTCTTGTACAGTCAAAGTCTGAAACAGATATAATTGTATCGCTATCGGGCGTTTTGAAG gAAGTTTTTGAAATATGCACAAGATTAGCGTGGACCAACTTTTTTGAGAACATACAGGCTGCTATTTATCCTAACATACAG AAAGAACCTTTGTCTGATCACTTCAAACAGCAAGTAAAGGAGTATAGGAAGCTACGAGCACCAGGAATGACGAAGCATCTCTTAAAG GTAGTTCGGGAGAAAATACCACGAGGTATGCTTCCATCACAGTCAAAAGAAATGATGGCATATTTCGCCAAGTGTTTAGAAGTCAGCTGGTTGGCAGCAGTACAGGACCCGCCCTTGGCTCTTAACTTTTGTCCTGGTGAAAAATTTGATACAGCCCTTTTTAAAGATTATAACAAGAGAGTAGGACCATATGTGGAGTTCCTG ATGATCCCACAAGAACAGCTTTCATCACAGTCGAGACAAGTGAAGGCGTATTTCGAGAAGTGTGTAGAAGTATGCTGGTTGGCAGCAGTGCAGGACCCGCCATTGGAACTCAACTTCAGTCCCGGTGAAAAGTTTGATACAGCACTTTTCAAAGATTATACCGAAAGAGGACCATATGTGGAATTTCAG GTGTGGCCTGCACTTCATCTTCATGAAGCTGGGCCCTTATTGACAAAAGGAGTAGCACAAGGCTGCCAACAAAATCCATATAATCATAGAATCGGCATTCCATCTGATCAGTCGCTCACGCCTCAAAACAAACAACCACGGTTTAATGAAGAAATCAGAGATGCCGATCGACAAAATTATTCTCGGCATGTGTCGTCAACGAAATGA
- the LOC128227505 gene encoding uncharacterized protein LOC128227505 — translation MLPSQSKEMMAYFAKCLEVSWLAAVQDPPLALNFCPGEKFDTALFKDYNKRVGPYVEFLVWPALHLYANGPLLTKGVAQGCQQNPYNRRRFIPSDQSFTFRFEQQRSISRTSSEPRDTDAIPELSDPKRPSKVAEKLKELYEIEWKNALDSLDQSIPETENIKSLLDVLNDIFHRCKALARNTLMKDVPTAEYLTIEMIPQEQLSSQSRQVKAYFEKCVEVCWLAAVQDPPLELNFSPGEKFDTALFKDYTERGPYVEFQVQLFFE, via the exons ATGCTTCCATCACAGTCAAAAGAAATGATGGCATATTTCGCCAAGTGTTTAGAAGTCAGCTGGTTGGCAGCAGTACAGGACCCGCCCTTGGCTCTTAACTTTTGTCCTGGTGAAAAATTTGATACAGCCCTTTTTAAAGATTATAACAAGAGAGTAGGACCATATGTGGAGTTCCTG GTTTGGCCCGCACTTCATCTATATGCCAATGGGCCCTTATTGACAAAAGGAGTAGCACAAGGCTGCCAACAAAACCCATATAATCGTAGAAGATTTATTCCATCTGATCAGTCGTTCACGTTTCGATTCGAACAACAACG ATCAATTTCGCGGACGTCAAGTGAGCCGAGGGACACAGATGCAATTCCTGAGCTTAGTGATCCGAAGAGGCCATCCAAAGTCGCAGAGAAACTGAAAGAGCTCTACGAAATCGAATGGAAGAATGCACTCGACAGTCTTGATCAATCGATacctgaaacagaaaatataaaatcactATTAGACGtcttaaat GATATTTTCCATCGCTGCAAAGCATTGGCAAGGAACACGTTAATGAAGGATGTGCCAACTGCTGAATATCTAACAATTGAG ATGATCCCACAAGAACAGCTTTCATCACAGTCGAGACAAGTGAAGGCGTATTTCGAGAAGTGTGTAGAAGTATGCTGGTTGGCAGCAGTGCAGGACCCGCCATTGGAACTCAACTTCAGTCCCGGTGAAAAGTTTGATACAGCACTTTTCAAAGATTATACCGAAAGAGGACCATATGTGGAATTTCAGGTACAGTTattttttgaatga